The genomic region TTTTATTAATGGCGGTACGACAGTCTATCTTATTTATAGATAAAAATTGTGGAAATTATCAATGGAAAAAATTTAGCTCAAGAAGTTTTAGATGAGTTAAAAAATTTTTTTCTACATTGCAAAATAGCTGTGGCGGTTATTTCTATTGGTAATAAAGAAGAAAATACGAGTTTTATTAAACAAAAACAAAAAGCCGCCGCTTATTTGGGAATAGAATTTTTTCATTTCCATTTTGATAAAAATCTTTCCAATAAAACTATTAGAAAAAAAATCAATGAAATTAGTAGAAAGAATTTTATAAAAGGGATTATTTTGCAGTTGCCATTGTCGGAAAAATTTAATACCAATGCTTTGGCCAATATAATTCCGATTAATAAAGACCCCGATGTCTTAAACGAACGCCATTTTGGTCAATTTTGTTTGGGAAGGAGTAAAATTCTGCCGCCAGCAGTTGAAAGTTTAAAATTTATTTTCGAAAAATATAAAGTTGATTTTCAAAAGAAAAAAATTGGTGTTGTTGGCTTGGGACGATTAATTGGCTTTCCAATTGCTATTTGGTTATTAAGACAAAAATGCACGGTTTTTTGTGTTGATATTAATACGGAAAATCCACAAGAAATTATTAAAAATTGCGATATTGTTATTAGCGGTGTTGGTAAAGCCAATCTAATTGATGAGAGATGGATTAAGAATGAAGCGATAGTGATTGACTTTGGTTTTGAGAAACAACAAGATACAATAAGTGGTGATGTTAATTTTGATTCAATAAAAAACAGAGTTTCTTTGATAACTCCGACACCGGGTGGAATGGGTCCGATTTTGGTGACAATGATTTACAAAAATTTAAAGACATTAATAATGGATAAATAAGGCTTGTTTTTTTCGTGGAAGAAATTAAAATTAGGTTGATTAAGTATGAAAAGATTGATTGAGAAAATTTTGAATTTTGAATCAAAAACAATTAGTGGCGGTGCAATTATAATTGCATTTTTTTATTTATTGAATGGTGTAATTGCGTTGTTAAGAAATGGGATTTTGGCTTCGCATTTTGGGGCAAGCAGAATTTTAGATATTTACTGGGCGTCTTTTCGCGTGCCAGATTTGATTTATGTCATTTTTATTAGTGGTGCTTTATCTGCTGGATTTATTCCTTTTTTTGCCGAAAAATTAAATAAATCAAAAGAGGAGGCATGGCAATTAGCAAATAATATTTTAAGTACAATTATTTTGGTTTTATTTATGATGGCGATTTTAGTTTTAATTGTGGCGCCATTTATTGTTCGTTTGATTGTGCCGGGTTTTGATTTGTCTTCCCAAAAAGAAGTAGCAAAATTTTTAAGAATTATGATGTTCCAACCGATTTTTTTGGGCGTTTCCGCGATTTTTGGAGGAATGCTGCAAACTTTTCGTCGTTTTTTTGTGACTTCGCTTTCGCCAATTTTTTATAACCTAGGCATTATTATTGGCGCTATTTTTTTAACAAAAATTTTTGGGCCGATTGGTTTAGCTCTAGGTGTTTTATTGGGGGCCTTTCTTCATTTAGCAATTTTAATTCCCTCACTTAAAAATATTGATTTTCAATTTAAATTTTTACCATCTTTCAAATCGGAGAATTTAAGAAATTTAATTAGTATTGCTGGTCCGCGGACATTAAGTTTGATTTCCACGCAAATTAATTTTTTGGTTATTACTATTATCGCTTCACATTTAGAAAAGGGGAGTTTGGCGATTTTTAATTTTGCTAATGATTTGCATTCTTTGCCTCAAAATATTTTTGCCATTTCTTTTGCAATTTCTGCCTTTCCTATTTTGGCTGCTGCGGCATTTGAGAAAGAGCAATTTATCAATTTTTTTGTTAAAACATTAAAAAATATTCTATTTTTTATTTTGCCCGTTTCGGCTTTTTATTTTCTTTTTCGGCAACAAATCGTTTTTTTAACCTTAAAATATGGAAACTTTGATTTAATGGCGCAAAATGAAACAACTTTAATTTTAGGCATTTTTTCTTTAAATATTATTTTTTCTGGACTGCTCCCATTATTAATAAGAGTATTTTTTGCTCAGAAAGATGCGTGGCGGCCATTCTTTGCGGGTTTAGGTGCTAATATTTTAAATATTGGATTAAGCTTGATTTTGGCGTCGCGAATGGGAATTAAAGGCGTTGCTATATCATTTATTGTTAGTAATTTTTTAAATTTTCTCTTGTTAATTATTTTTATGAACAAGAGAAAAGTTTTTGAAAGAAGAAGCGCCGCTTTTCTAAATTTTAAAAAATTTATTATAAAAAATTTTATAGCAACTACCATCACCTTTATTTTATTCTTTATCATCTCTTTTTTTCTTCCTTCCCCTCAAAACAAAATAGACGCTCTTGTTTATTTAATTGGCGGAGGCGTGGTGTTTATCTCGATTTATTTATTTTTTAGTTATATCTTAATAAAAGAAGAACTTCTAAAATTATTAAGTGAGTATCCTCTAATTAAAAATATTTTTGGACATCATGAAAAATATTCGTAATTTTGCTATTATTGCCCACATTGATCATGGAAAATCGACTTTGGCCGATCGTTTTTTGGAAATAACTTCAACGGTGGATAAAAGAAAGATGAAAGAGCAGTTTTTAGATCAAATGGATTTAGAAAGAGAAAGGGGAATTACAATTAAAATGCAACCTGTTAGAATGACTTACTATTATAAAGGAGAAAAATACATCTTGAATTTAATTGATACTCCTGGTCATGTTGATTTTACCTATGAGGTTTCAAGAAGTTTGGCGGCGGTTGAAGGCGCAATTTTATTGGTTGATGCTACTCAAGGTATTCAAGCTCAAACGATGGGCAATTATCAATTAGCTAAAAAACAAAATTTAACAATTATTCCAGCGATTAATAAAATCGATTTGCCCAATGCCCAAATTGAAGAGGTTAAGAAAGAGCTGTTAGCATTGATGGGGGTAGGAGAGGAAGAAATTTTTTTAGTATCTGCTAAAACCGGCGAAGGCGTTGCTGATTTACTTAATGCGGTAATTGAAAAAATTCCCGCTCCAATCACGAATATTACAAATAAAACAAGGGCTTTGGTTTTTGATTCGCTTTACGATGATCATAAAGGTGTTATTTCCTATGTCAGAATTGTTGATGGCGTAATTAAGGCGGGCGAATACGGATTTTTAATGGCATCAAAAACGCCATTCAAAATTAATGAGGTTGGAATTTTTAGACCTAATTTGGAAGCAGCCGATTGTTTAAGAGAGGGTGAAATTGGGTATATTGTAACTGGTTTAAAAGAACCTCAAAAAGTTAGGGTGGGCGATACAATTACTCTGATTTCTCCTTCAAAAATTAAACTAAAAAATTTTGATTTTGTTTTTGAGGAGGTTAAGCCATTAACAGGTTATCAAGAGCCCGAGCCAATGGTTTTTGCGAGTGTTTACCCAATTTCCAATGACGATATAAATCTTTTAAAGAACGCTATTTTAAAGTTAAAGCTCAATGATCCAAGTTTAGTTTACAAAACCGAATTTTTTTCTATTTTGGGACAGGGTTTTTGTTTGGGTTTCTTGGGTTTGCTTCATTTAGAAATAATAAAAGAGAGATTGGAAAGAGAATATAAAATTGATGTTATTTTTACAACACCATCTGTTAATTATAAAGTAATTCTTAAAGATAAAAGCGAGATTAATGTTTATCGAGCTTCGGATATGCCCGATTGCGACCGCATCTTAAAAATTTTAGAACCATGGGTGCGTTTAGAAATTATTACGCCACAGAAATATTTAGGGGCTATAATGGAATTAAAAGATAGGCATCGGCTAGATTATCTTACGACTCAATATTTAGGTAATCTGCTTATTTTAATTTTTGAAGCGCCGTTAAGTGAGATTATTGTTAATTTTTACGATAAATTAAAAAGCGCAACCGAAGGTTATGCTTCTATGAACTATGAATTTTTAGAATATAGAGAAAGCGATTTGGTAAAGTTGGAAATTTTGTTAGCTGGCGAAAAAGAGGAAAGCTTGGCGCGAATCGTTCATCGTCAATTTGCGGAAGAAGAAGGCAGAAAGATAGTTGCGAAATTAAAAAATGTTTTACCAAGACAAAATTTTGTTGTGGCAATTCAAGCAATGATTGAAAATAAAATTATTGCCAGAGAGAACTTACCAGCATTAAAAAAAGATGTTACGGGTTATCTATATGGCGGCGATCGAACGCGAAAAATGAAGTTGTGGAAAAAACAAAAAGAAGGGAAAAAGCGCTTAAAAGAGAGGGGACGTGTCCATCTTTCTACCAAAACATATCTCGATCTTTTAAAATTGGATTAACTTGAGATTTTATGATTTTCTGTGTAAAATAATAGAACAATGCGGAGAATTTTACATTCCAAATTTTTACTGATTTTTCTCTTAATTTTAGCCATCATCGTTATTTTTTACTTTTCTCGCCAAATTCTTAGCGAACGAAAATTAAAAATGGAATATGAGGCAATTTTAAATAAGATAGAAGCTTTAAAAAAAGAGAACGAGACTTTGGAAAACGAAATAGAACGATTAAAAAATCAAGAAGAATTAGAACGTTTAGCGCGGGAGCTTTATGTTTTAAAAAAATCGGGGGAAAAAGTAATGGTGGTGCCTCAAGAAATAATGCAACAGTTAGAAGAACAAAGTTCGACTGTTCAAGTGCCAAAGTCATTTTGGGAGGAAATAATAGATAATATCAAAGGATTTTTTAAAGATTTATTTTGATGCGGGTGTGGTGTAGCGGCAACACGTCTGCTTCCCAAGCAGAAGATCGGCGGTTCAAATCCGCTCACCCGCTCAGATTAGCTCTTTGATATTCAAATTTTTGCCGAGGTAGCTCAATGGCAGAGCAATCGCTTCGTAAGCGATGGGTTGGAGGTTCGAATCCTCTCCTCGGCTCATTCGATTTTGGTTAATAGTTAATAATAGAAAAATCAATGAAGCAAATCCAGACTCAAATAGAAAATTTAAAAGAAAAAATTGAAAATATAAAAGAGAAAATTTCTTTTTCGGAAAAAATAAAAAAAGCAAAGGAATTAGAAGAAGAAAGCAAACGTCCAGATTTTTGGGGATTTCCTGATAAAGCCGCTCAAATCATGAAGCAATTAAATGAATTAACGGAAGAAATAAATTTTTGGTTGAATGCCGAGAAAGAAACAAATGATTTAGCAGAATTATTGAAAAAAGCCGATAATGATGATGAATTAATTTTAGAAGTCCAAAATCAATTGAATAATATTGAACATAAAATAAAAGAGAAAGAATTAACCATTTTTTTATCAGGGCCTTATGACAGAAATGAGGCGATTATGATTATTACGGCTGGTCAAGGAGGAAGAGATGCTGAAGATTTTTGTCGGATGCTTTTAAAAATGTATTGTCGTTATTTTGAAAAGAAGAATTGGCCTTATCAAATTATTCATCAACACTTTTCTGAAGAGGGTGGTGGCTCAAAAGAAGCGGGCGGTGAAATTGGATTAAAAAATGTTTCTATAGAAATTAACACCCCTTATGCCTATGGATTTTTAAAAAACGAAAGCGGCGTGCACCGTCTTGTTAGAGTTTCACCTTTTGATGCCAAGAAGTTAAGGCACACCTCATTTGCCCTAGTTGAAGTTTTGCCTCAAATTGAAGATTTTGATTTAAAAGATGTTGAAATTAATGAAGCAGATTTAAAATTCGATTTTTTCCGTTCTTCAGGTCCCGGCGGCCAGAATGTGAACAAAAGAGAAACGGCTGTGAGGGTGGTGCATTTACCTACAGGCCTGTCTGCTTCATGTCAAACCGAACGCTTTCAGGCTCAAAACCGTGAAAAAGCGCTTCATTTATTAAAAATCAAACTATTTAATCTTTTACAGCAACAAAAAAATAAAGAAAGAAATGTTTTAAAACAAAAAGTTGAACCTTCATGGGGTAATCAAATTAGAAATTATGTTCTCCACCCTTACAAATTAGTCAAAGATTTGCGCACAGACATTGAAACTAATCAAATTTATGAAGTTTTGGATGGGGATTTGGATTCTTTTATTCAAGCAGAGATTCTGCTAAATAGATAATTGTTTGCAAAAACAAATCATTGATGTTAAAATAATTAATATGAATGAGGAATTGATATATTTTCAAAATGTTTCAAAAGTTTACAATAGCCATACGGTTGCGTTGGATAATATTAATTTAAAAATAATGAAAGGCGAATTTGTTGCTATTGTGGGCAAGTCTGGTGCTGGGAAATCAACTCTGCTTAAATTATTAATAGGCGAAGAAAAACCTACCAAAGGAAGAATATTTTTTGAAAAAATTGATATTACCAAATTAAAATATAAAGAATTCCCAAAGATTAGAAGGCAAATCGGAATGATTTTTCAAGACTTTAAATTATTGCCCGACAAAACTGCTTTTGAAAATGTAGCTTTTGCTTTGGAGGCAGCTGGTTTTTCGCCGCACGATATAAAGAAAACCGTTCCGCAAATGTTGGAACTCGTTGGATTAAGAGATAAAGTTTTTAATTTTCCTCATGAATTGTCAGGCGGAGAAAAACAGCGAGTTGCAATTGCCAGAGCAATGATTAACAAACCAGATTTATTAATAGCCGACGAACCAACAGGTAATTTAGATCCGATTAATACTGCTGAGATTATTAAACTTTTATTAAGAATTAATGAATTGGGTACAACTGTAATGCTTGCTACCCACAATAAAAATGTGGTAGATATGCTTAATACACGAGTTGTTTCTTTAGATAATGGGCGAATTATCCGCGATGAAGAAGAAGGTCAATTTATAATTTAAAAATTATGTTTATTTTTCTCGCAAGAATTATAAAATACGGTTTTCAAAATTTTACGCGAAATGGATTACTTTCAAGCGCTACAATTGCAGTAATGACTTTAACATTACTTCTTTGTGCGGGTTTAATTATTTTTGGCAATGCTGGGAAAACCGTTTTAAATAATTTACAAAGTAAAATTGATATTAGTATTTATTTCAAGACCAATGTAAGCGAAAATCAAATTTTAGCAATTAAGAAAAATATAGAATTATTAGATGAAGTGGCTTCGGTAGATTATATTTCTCAGGACGATGCTTTAAATGCTTTTAGAGAGAGACACAAAAATGATGAGGTTATTTTACAGTCATTGGAAGAGTTGGGATATAATCCACTTTCAGCTTCATTAAATATTAAAGCGAAAAATCCTAGAAATTACGCTGGCATTGCTAATTATTTAGAAAAAGAGATTCCTTCGGAATTTATTGACAAAATTAATTATAGCCAGAATCAGGTTATTATTGATCGCTTAACGAGAATAATTGATACTTTGAGAACTGCTGGTATTATTTTGGCTATTGTTTTGGGTTTTGTAGCAGCATTGGTTACTTTCAATACTATTCGTTTGGCTATTTATTCCAATCGCGAATCAATTGGCATTATGCGTTTGGTAGGAGCAGCAAGTTCTTTAATAAGAGGCCCTTATATTTTCCAGGGTCTTATCATTAGTTTAGCTTCAACAATTTTATCAATGCTTGTTTTAATTCCAGTTTGTTATGTACTAGCACCATATCTTCAAAATTTTATTCCAGAATTTAACATTATTCATTTTTATTGGGGTAATTGGTTTAATCTTTTTGGCACATTATTCTTAATAGGTTTAATTCTTGGTATTCTTTCAAGTATTATTGCCATTCGTAAATATTTAAGAGTATAATTGAATTTATTAATAAATTAAGTAAAATAAAAAGCGTTTTGCGGGGTCGTCTAATGGTAGGACGTCGCGCTCTGGACGCGATAATCTTGGTTCGA from Patescibacteria group bacterium harbors:
- a CDS encoding bifunctional 5,10-methylenetetrahydrofolate dehydrogenase/5,10-methenyltetrahydrofolate cyclohydrolase, giving the protein MEIINGKNLAQEVLDELKNFFLHCKIAVAVISIGNKEENTSFIKQKQKAAAYLGIEFFHFHFDKNLSNKTIRKKINEISRKNFIKGIILQLPLSEKFNTNALANIIPINKDPDVLNERHFGQFCLGRSKILPPAVESLKFIFEKYKVDFQKKKIGVVGLGRLIGFPIAIWLLRQKCTVFCVDINTENPQEIIKNCDIVISGVGKANLIDERWIKNEAIVIDFGFEKQQDTISGDVNFDSIKNRVSLITPTPGGMGPILVTMIYKNLKTLIMDK
- the murJ gene encoding murein biosynthesis integral membrane protein MurJ, with the protein product MKRLIEKILNFESKTISGGAIIIAFFYLLNGVIALLRNGILASHFGASRILDIYWASFRVPDLIYVIFISGALSAGFIPFFAEKLNKSKEEAWQLANNILSTIILVLFMMAILVLIVAPFIVRLIVPGFDLSSQKEVAKFLRIMMFQPIFLGVSAIFGGMLQTFRRFFVTSLSPIFYNLGIIIGAIFLTKIFGPIGLALGVLLGAFLHLAILIPSLKNIDFQFKFLPSFKSENLRNLISIAGPRTLSLISTQINFLVITIIASHLEKGSLAIFNFANDLHSLPQNIFAISFAISAFPILAAAAFEKEQFINFFVKTLKNILFFILPVSAFYFLFRQQIVFLTLKYGNFDLMAQNETTLILGIFSLNIIFSGLLPLLIRVFFAQKDAWRPFFAGLGANILNIGLSLILASRMGIKGVAISFIVSNFLNFLLLIIFMNKRKVFERRSAAFLNFKKFIIKNFIATTITFILFFIISFFLPSPQNKIDALVYLIGGGVVFISIYLFFSYILIKEELLKLLSEYPLIKNIFGHHEKYS
- the lepA gene encoding translation elongation factor 4 yields the protein MKNIRNFAIIAHIDHGKSTLADRFLEITSTVDKRKMKEQFLDQMDLERERGITIKMQPVRMTYYYKGEKYILNLIDTPGHVDFTYEVSRSLAAVEGAILLVDATQGIQAQTMGNYQLAKKQNLTIIPAINKIDLPNAQIEEVKKELLALMGVGEEEIFLVSAKTGEGVADLLNAVIEKIPAPITNITNKTRALVFDSLYDDHKGVISYVRIVDGVIKAGEYGFLMASKTPFKINEVGIFRPNLEAADCLREGEIGYIVTGLKEPQKVRVGDTITLISPSKIKLKNFDFVFEEVKPLTGYQEPEPMVFASVYPISNDDINLLKNAILKLKLNDPSLVYKTEFFSILGQGFCLGFLGLLHLEIIKERLEREYKIDVIFTTPSVNYKVILKDKSEINVYRASDMPDCDRILKILEPWVRLEIITPQKYLGAIMELKDRHRLDYLTTQYLGNLLILIFEAPLSEIIVNFYDKLKSATEGYASMNYEFLEYRESDLVKLEILLAGEKEESLARIVHRQFAEEEGRKIVAKLKNVLPRQNFVVAIQAMIENKIIARENLPALKKDVTGYLYGGDRTRKMKLWKKQKEGKKRLKERGRVHLSTKTYLDLLKLD
- a CDS encoding septum formation initiator family protein gives rise to the protein MRRILHSKFLLIFLLILAIIVIFYFSRQILSERKLKMEYEAILNKIEALKKENETLENEIERLKNQEELERLARELYVLKKSGEKVMVVPQEIMQQLEEQSSTVQVPKSFWEEIIDNIKGFFKDLF
- the prfB gene encoding peptide chain release factor 2 — encoded protein: MKQIQTQIENLKEKIENIKEKISFSEKIKKAKELEEESKRPDFWGFPDKAAQIMKQLNELTEEINFWLNAEKETNDLAELLKKADNDDELILEVQNQLNNIEHKIKEKELTIFLSGPYDRNEAIMIITAGQGGRDAEDFCRMLLKMYCRYFEKKNWPYQIIHQHFSEEGGGSKEAGGEIGLKNVSIEINTPYAYGFLKNESGVHRLVRVSPFDAKKLRHTSFALVEVLPQIEDFDLKDVEINEADLKFDFFRSSGPGGQNVNKRETAVRVVHLPTGLSASCQTERFQAQNREKALHLLKIKLFNLLQQQKNKERNVLKQKVEPSWGNQIRNYVLHPYKLVKDLRTDIETNQIYEVLDGDLDSFIQAEILLNR
- the ftsE gene encoding cell division ATP-binding protein FtsE, which translates into the protein MIYFQNVSKVYNSHTVALDNINLKIMKGEFVAIVGKSGAGKSTLLKLLIGEEKPTKGRIFFEKIDITKLKYKEFPKIRRQIGMIFQDFKLLPDKTAFENVAFALEAAGFSPHDIKKTVPQMLELVGLRDKVFNFPHELSGGEKQRVAIARAMINKPDLLIADEPTGNLDPINTAEIIKLLLRINELGTTVMLATHNKNVVDMLNTRVVSLDNGRIIRDEEEGQFII
- a CDS encoding ABC transporter permease, with the translated sequence MFIFLARIIKYGFQNFTRNGLLSSATIAVMTLTLLLCAGLIIFGNAGKTVLNNLQSKIDISIYFKTNVSENQILAIKKNIELLDEVASVDYISQDDALNAFRERHKNDEVILQSLEELGYNPLSASLNIKAKNPRNYAGIANYLEKEIPSEFIDKINYSQNQVIIDRLTRIIDTLRTAGIILAIVLGFVAALVTFNTIRLAIYSNRESIGIMRLVGAASSLIRGPYIFQGLIISLASTILSMLVLIPVCYVLAPYLQNFIPEFNIIHFYWGNWFNLFGTLFLIGLILGILSSIIAIRKYLRV